The Longimicrobium sp. genomic interval GCTTCTTGGCGCCGTACTTGGAACGGCCCTGGCGGCGGTCGTTGACGCCGGAGGCGTCGAGCGTGCCGCGGATGATGTGGTAGCGGACGCCCGGCAGGTCCTTCACCCGGCCGCCGCGGATGAGCACGATGCTGTGCTCCTGCAGGTTGTGCCCCTCGCCCGGGATGTACGCCGTCACTTCGAAGCCGTTCGTCAGCCGGACGCGCGCGACCTTCCG includes:
- the rpsL gene encoding 30S ribosomal protein S12, which produces MPTINQLVRKGRQTLVNKSKSPAMRNNPQKRGVCTRVYTTTPKKPNSALRKVARVRLTNGFEVTAYIPGEGHNLQEHSIVLIRGGRVKDLPGVRYHIIRGTLDASGVNDRRQGRSKYGAKKPKAGAAAGKGAPVKGKGGKR